The Apium graveolens cultivar Ventura chromosome 3, ASM990537v1, whole genome shotgun sequence sequence CTGGTAGTATTGTGAACATCTTTCTTAGATAACTATGAAAAAAGAAGCTTTAAATGGAACAACAAGACTAATCAATACCAAAACTCCTATATAAGCAATTGACACCTGGGAGCTAAAAAGGTCTACTTTATACTGTTAATTACCCAGTCTTCGGGTTAGCAACTACTCACAGTCTAATTTTTTCCCAGTAATTCCCATTACTATCACATTGCAGTCCATCCAATCCTATCTTTCACCATTTACTTAAGTGGGGAATGTACATAACGATTGAGTAGGTGTACTCATGAACGAACTAGAAGAGTAGTAACGACTAGGTGGAATAGAGGGGAACAAAGTCAACCACATGCTAGGTCTGTGATGAAGATGATAAACATTTTTATTGTCACACCTAATAATATACAATGCTTTTATAAAATGAGCACCAAACCGAACCTCCAACTTATGTTTTAGCCTCATGTCAAGTGAGGACACTTTCTTTCATTGTTTTAACTTCAAATTTCTCCCCCTCACTCTCTCCTATCTCTTTCTCTTTCAGCAAATGTCACATGTACAATTACAAGATCAAGATTTTTATTACAACTACATTATCTTGGGTGCATTAAATTAATAGTGCACATTCTAAATTATGACAACAGTATGAAGCAAATGTTTTCCCCTGATGAATAATTAAAATTCAAAATGCATAAGGCGAACGACGAACTTTCCCTGCACATTCTGATCTAAAGACTAATATGATAGTATTGAGTTATACCCTATCATTCTACAAAAATATTCATAATTCATGTACCTGCCAGTTTTTCTAGTGCTGGCATCTTAGGGCTGCTTGTTCAGTTCCACTAGACCATAACAAAGTTTTAATATGAAAGCACATTGTTatcttatttatttttaattctcTAATATTTATTTTCATTAGCGATGTTCTCAATTTGTCAACTGCGAATTTTATGCTTGTCAGGTGCTTCTCTCATCACACCTACCTCAATGATCTTCCAAATATTTCATTAATTAGTCTCAGATTAACATACGGACTACCAAAAGAACGCCACCATTATTCAGCTAATTCCAGTTTCTATAATGCTAATTCTCTACATGCACAAGGTCCAACAAACACTCACCGGAACCTCACAATATTAGCAAAATAGACGTAATCAATTATCACAATGCACACCTATACATATAATTATATCAGGCAGAACAAATTCAAAATCATAATAATAATCATGTATAGAATCATAAAAGGTCCAAACAACAATGCAACAGTAGGATTCAAACATTCAGCATTATGACAATGTTTGAACAACTTAAAGAATGAAGAAACATTCAACATATACACAAATTACAAGAACATGATATAAATTACAAGAATTACAAGCATTACAAGCAAATGCAACAAGAATTTCAATTACAAGCAAGAATTACAAGAAAATAGGAATTACCGTCGGGTGTGAATCTGCCGTGCTCCGAAACTCTTCCTCTCTTTTTCTCTTTCGAAGAATTCGGTTGGACATTATAAATATGAAGTAAGCAGCAAATTCCCAAATTATAAAATCCCAAACACAACAGGGGAGCATGAAGTACATCACCGGAACAAGAAATACAACACGGGAGTATGAAAGACAACGAGGGAGCATGAAAGAGAACTAAGGAGCATGAAACACAACAAAGGAGCATGAAATACATTACGGGAGCATGAAATACAATACGGGAGCATAAAATAAAACAAGGGAGCATGAAATACATGACGGGAGCATGAAATAAAACAAGAGAGCATGAAACAGATATGGGAGCATGAAATACAAAGAGGGAGCATGAAACAGAACTAGGGAGCATGAAACACAACCGGGGAGCATGAAAAACAACAGGGGAGCATGAAATACAACTAGGGAGCATGAAACAGAACTAGGGAGCATGAAATATAAAAGGGGAGCATGAAATACAACAAGGGAGCATGAAAGACAACGAGGGAGCATGAAAGACAACGAGGGAGCATGAAAGAGAACTAGGGAGCATGAAAGAGAACTGGGGAGCATGAAATACAACAAGGGAGCATGAAATACAACAAGGGACATGAAATACATCACGGGAGCATGAAATACAATACAGGAGCATTAAATAAAACAAGGGAGCATGAAATACATGACGGGAGCATGAAATAAAACAAGAGAGCATGAAACATATATGGGAGCATGAAATACAAAGAGGGATCATGAAACAGAACTAGGGAGTATGAAACACAACCAGGGAGCATGAAAAACAACAGGGGAGCATGAAGTACAATAAGGGAGCATGAAATACAACATGGGAGCATGAAATACAATTAGGGAGCATGAAACATAACTAGGGAGCATGAAATACAAAAGGGGagcatgaaatacaacaagaGAGCATGAAATACATCAAAGGAGCATGAAATACAAATGGGGAGCATGAAATACAATAAGGGAGCATGAAATACATCAAAGGAGCATGAAATACATCATGGAAGCATGAAATACAACAAGGGAGCATGATATACATTACTGGAACATGAAATACAAAAGTAGAGCATGAAATACAATAAGGGAGCATGAAATACATCAAAGGAGCATGAAAAAAACTTGGGAGCATAAAATACAACAAGGGAGTATGAAATACATCCCGTGATGTATTTCATGCTCCAGTAATGTATTTCATGCAATACAATACGGGAGCATGAAATACATCACGTGAACATGACATACAATACGGGAGCATGAAATAAAACAAGGGAGCATGAAATACATGACGGGAGCATGAAATAAAACAAGAGAGCATGAAACATATATGGGAACATGAAATACAAAGAGGGAGCATGAAGCAGAACTAGGGAGCATGAAACACAACCAGGGAGCATGAAAAACAACAGGGAAGCATGAAATATAACAAGGGagcatgaaatacaacatgaGAGCATGAAATACAACTAGGGAGCATGAAAAAGAACTAGGGATCATGAAATACAAAAGGGGAGCATGAAATACAACAAGGGAGCATGAAATACATCAAAGGAGCATGAAATACATCACAGGAGCATGAAATACAACAAGGGAGCATGAAATACATTATTGGAACATATAATACATCACGAGAGCATGAAATACAACGAGGGAGCATGAAATACATCACGGGAGCATGAAAAACAACGAGTGAGCATGAAGTACATTACTGGAGCATGAAATACAAAAGTGGAGCATGAAATACAACAAGGGAGCATGAAATAATCAAAGGAGCATGAAATAAAACAAGAGATCATGAAACAGATATGGGAGCATGAAACAAAACTAGGGAGCATGAAACACAACCAGGGAGCATGAAAAACAACAGGGGAGCCTCTCCCAAGCGTACATTTATCGTCCATCACTTGCACATCTACTTGCCATTTCCTACATCCAAGCTTCAAGACAATGTGCTTCATTTCTTTCCATTTATTATATTATTTCTGAAGTTCCTTTTTCAATTCCTGTCCAAAAATTTAAGGAAGATTATCACATTATAGGAGTTATATATGTGcatatatgtataaatataatATAGACTATATGTTTCTAAAGTCATTACCAGAGTTTGTATTTCCTCCAACTTGCCAGCTCCATTCACCTCAGTCATGAATCCCTCGGGATTATGTTCAATAGCATCGTACATAGCACAAGCGATATACCTTTCGGTACTGTCGTGGTCACTACCATATACAAACTCATCTAAATTCTGGTTCTTATACTTATAAGTTGTAAAAAACTCCAATGGATCAATTTCTTGAGAAGTAATCGCACTAGCCATATGATTGAAAATGCAGACTCCAAAACCCAAAATACTCAAATAGAACAACATAGTACATTTTTAGACCATTAAATctaaaaaaattagataaaccaCATACTTTCTTCCTATTCTTATAATACGTCATTCCATACTATATTATTACAGTTGAGGTGTACATGTTTGTCAAGTTGCTGACCAAACCTCTCGATGAAATAAGACGGAATTCTCTGCATATACAGATATATTTACTACATTAACCCCAAAAGGCATATATTTAAACAATATACTTTATTAGACTGGAATTAAATAATACTCTGACTTACAAATGCACCATCTTTTTTTTTTCACATTTGCACAAAGGAATCTGCATATCGCTTTCTCTACTATTCCTACAAATTAACATAATACTGACAAATTCAAAAATTACAGACTTtctttaaaaaatttaataattaaaatatgatgCAATTTTACCCGTCTCATTTTCATCCGTCAATTTAGAATATGGCATTTTCATTTGCCgcaatttaaaaaaaattagttcATATACGATTATACAAACTTTCTAAAGAATTCAtctttttataaaatcataaacatTATAATCAACAATAAATTATGATCTTTTCAAGAGGTCATATGATCAAAGATAAGTGCTCCATGTATAATCGCCAAGCAAATATAAAACTATAATCTCTATTGAACAATGCATTTTACATTTAAAATATTGTGGATTTCAGAAAAGTATATTTTGTACAATATAGCATGCATAATGCGGATGATACATGTACAAAGACAAAGACATATATTATACTTAATTCATATTTCATAAAGAATTTAATCCAAGTTTTGTGCTTATACATAATGTCCAGATTTCTTACTCTGACTAAACTTTGCAATCATGAATTTAGTTCTTTAGTATCAAACATTCAGGTGAGCATATTATACAATAAATAATATGAAAGTCTCCAAATCAATGAAGAACAACACAAAATAAGATGATGATCAACACAAAACACTCCTAAACTTGAAAGATAAACCTTAACTAATaatcagtcatgaaacaacaaATAAACAAGATAAAATAAGGAAGAAACAAGGTAGACTTACCTCCATTATCGCCAAACGTTGATATGGATGAAATGTGTGTTTAATACATGTTTTCAACGGAGTCTGTTAGTTATGCCAAATCCAACTCCTTTATGCCCAAATCGAGTCAGTGGGTGGACTTTATTATGTCCAATATTTAATTAAATTGTGATGTTATATCTATAGAGTATATAAAAAATAAGCATAAAAGGATATTTCTGAATCTATTTTGGTTTTaacaaatttttaaaaatattttatttatgttttacaAATTCAATTTCTCAATTCTTATATTTGAACATCATTTTTTCCGAATCGTACCATCAACTTTATTTTTCATATATTCAcaaacaattttttttaagttgtatcttatatatatatatatataatcctATATTACTTTAaagttatattattaatattaaaaatattcaaattcATCAAAAAAACTTACGGTAAAACGTACAAATTTATTGATCTTTATATTTTTTAAAGGAAATAACACGTATAGATTTACGTTATAAAATTACATACTgggaaaaaattaaaaataaagaaatatgGAGCCGCCTAGTGCGGGCAAAAAGTTCCCGTTACACACAACACACAATCAGGCGACCAGGAAAATCTTATCCGCTTTGGCAACAAACATAGCAATGACAGCTTCTGTGATTCAATACATTCCCAGGATTCCACGCGCTGTACTATCACTAAGGTATCAAGTATATAAATCACGCTTTTAGTTCATAATTGTGTTAATATCGCAAGTACTTATCAAGCTTTTGATATAACATAATGTCATACGTTCAATTGTAAACATGATGCTCTGTTTTTATGATTGGTTTATCAAGCATGCTTAAGGAACAAGTTGAACATAGTGTGTCCACTGTAAAGTATTAATACATGATTACAGGCATGAAGCCTAATTTAGCAACTCATTAATCTATCCGACACATCCAATTTTCAAGTCAAAtggctttcgagtgagggggcGTATACAGGCCATATTAGTTGTCCATTGAAGCCTATATAATTAATTAGCTGCATCAGTCTAGGCCGACTATGATAAATTTATCTATTTTagctgttgctgctgctgctgctgctgttcCTAGGTCAATTCCTATACGGACATTTTGCTCCGTTTGTTATCATTATCgctattaatttttaattaacaAGAAATTACTAAGCTGTAAGTTTTACACTTAGCCAGGTCTATTGAAAATGGACGATTGAAGATGGTCACAACTATGAACTTGAATGATCAGTCTCCTCGCCTAGTTAAAAAAGTTCCAAGAAGGTTGCTTCTGCAGTTCGTTGGATTTAGTCATGTCTCACTAAATGTATATCCTCTTCTTGCTTTGCAAAAGCCAGAGATGAAAGAACCTGATGTGATTCGGTAAATGTTATATGCATGTATCCAGTCTGTTCTTAGCTTAGAAGTTGGAGCTTACTTTATTAAACTGTCACCATACATGTTGATACATCTAATGctagttttttttttaattttgatttgaAGCATCCAGTACTCGGAAGCTTGTCAGTGGAGTCAGGATTCAAGGTAACTAACTTTTTCTTTTGATACTATCACACAAGAGGGCTTTAACACATGCACATATTTTACAAGTTAACAGTTGAGATTTAGTCTACCTGATAAAATTTGACTGATACCTTTTAAGTTGTCTTCAGATAATTATGATATGAACACAATGCGAGTAGTTTAAATACTTTAAAGTTGGCGAATTGATCAGGATTGTATATATATTCATGTTTCTAGATTGTTAAATTGCTTCTGAAAGTGTTATGACAGTCTCTAAAAAAGATCAACATTCAGCTGGAAACATTTACATTAGTCCAAAATATGTTGTGAGAATATGGTAGTAGATAGAGACAATCACCAACAATGTTATTTGATTATTAATTTGTAAAACTATCTGACTTTTTTGTGGATTGTGTTTCAGATATTGTTGAAGGAGAAGGACCAGAAGCTCGTGAAGGAAATAACGTTGAATTTAACTATGTGTGTCGGCGCTCAAATGGTTATTTTGTTCATAGGTATTTTACCCTTTATTTTGGTTGTACATAATTTTGCTGCAATAAATTGATTTGTGATTTCTTGAATTAGTCCATCGATAGCAGTTTGAGTTGTGATAGTCTTAGCAATTAGCATTCCTGGTCTTCATATGAATTCTCATAATAGCGGCCTAGACTCGGTTGAAAATCTCCAACATGGATATGTGTCCAAATGTCGGATTTGACAAtatattattatcttattttgCATGTTTTTAGTCAAAAAGAACTTTCAAGTGTCATAATTATGTCCAAGTGTTGAGCGTCAAATTTGGATTTTATATACAGTATATATTTGTAGTTGTTTTCAAGAAGGTCATATTACAATCCAGAATTGTATCAAGGTTTGTATGTTGTTTGCAGTACAGTAGATCAGTTCAGTGGAGAAAGCACTCCAGTTGTACTTCCACTAGATGATAACGAGGTGAACCCTGTTTTCATGTTTAATGCTCGAGTGTAGTATGACTATTTACTTGATCTATTTGAAGATCACAATGGAACACGTTGAATTGGTAGTGGTTCTCTATTATGCACTTAACATTTTTCTTCTTCACCTGGAACTggaaaattgataaattattttgtacAAAATGGATGGGGGAGGGAGCAAGTAACTAGCTATACTACTCCCTATATTTATAGTGAGAATCAAGAGTTTGAATTATTTCTCAAATTATTAGTAGTTTTTGTTGCCAAATTCATGTCTACGATCAAATGAATTACATCGGTTCTGAGCTTTGAAACATAAAAAATATGAATAGAAAGTTTAAATGAGACTCTCTTCTAGCAAAGGAGGAGAGGGGGGACAATTTGCTCACTccttttctttttgttcttccCTGCCTTTAAAAGTTAAAATTAATAGAAGAGAGAAACTATTGCCAAGAGAGGCCTGGGACCGCTATTCTAAAATGTATGTAGGCTCAACTAAAGTGTAAAGAAAAGAGTTCTAGTTCTTCTGATTAAGTATAGAAAAATTTAGTCTCATTTTTGAGGACATACATATAGGATATTTGAATAAAAACATTATCTTTAATAGGGAAAGATATAGTTTTTTTCTTTGCTGCCCCTTGGAAGGTTTTTGTAAGTGATGCCATTTTATTTTTACAGATTATAGAGGGTCTGAAGGAGGTATTGGTCGGTATGAAAGTTGGAGGTATTCTATTCATCGTTACACTGATACAATAATGTACTACAGCCCCTACTTATTTTCAGCACTTAATGATGTAAGCAATATTACTTTCTGTTCAGGAAAAAGAAGAGCACTAATACCCCCTTCACTAGGATATATCAATGAAAACTTGCAGCCAATTCCTAATGAGGTTTGCCATCTTTTTTGTCTTGCTGGATTTATATTCTAGTATAAGTTTAACCTTCTCTTCATCTCTCTATGGCTCAACTGGTTTATTCAAGTTATTTTATGCCATCTATGGCAGCCACACTTCGTCACTATAGTAATAATACAAAACAATTTCATATAGCATCCAAAAAAACTTGATTGGCAAAAAAGAACATTTTAAAGCCAATTTCTACAGATTTTGTTAACCAATTTTATTGGAAACTAAGAATCTGGGACTGATATATGGTTGCTTATGGAGAGCGAGGGAGATGAGGATGAGAGCAAGTTAGGGCTTAAATCAATAGGAAAAAATATAATAGAAACAACTTACCTCATCCGATCAACCTAATTATCCTTGAGTTGATCTCCCTTGCCGCCTTCAAGATATTGATTATACTTGTTTCAACAAAGAACTTTGAATGTATATACAGTGAATCCGTGACTTTTATGCTCGTATTATGTTGTTGATTGCAGTTTGGCCCCCGACGTAGCCTTTTGTCCCATGCAAATGAGCCATTGATATTCGAAGTGCAGCTTCTGAAAGTTCTGTAGTCACTTAATCCTGAAAGTTCTGTAGTAACTTGTTACAACCTATCATATTTTTCCTTCGCAAATGGGTGTATATTATTTACCTTCAACACTGCACTTCTGTTAATTTCATTGGTTTGGGTTGTGTACAGTTAAAATAACTATTGTCTTTTTAATTTTATGAACTTATGTTTTTAGCCAAGTCGAGTTTATGAACTTCTGGTTACAAGAATTTTGTCTACTGTATTTAACTATTTATACTTTTCGAAGAGAACAATGTGCAGCAGCTGCCCCTGTGATTAGAATAGAGTTGATAATGAATGTAATTCTTGGCCGTTGGCACTAACAATTAGGTTTTCAGTAATGTAGCCACCACTGCCACCTTGTTGGTTTTCTTTTCCTCTGTTGCTTAAATATAGAAAGATTCAAAATACAACTCATTGTCTCTGCACTAATGGCTATCATCTTTTTAATTGCTCTTTAATAAGCAGCAAAAGATTCAAGCAAAATTTTATACGAATTGTCTGTTAAAAGTACAAAGTAAAACTGGTGCATAAAATGTT is a genomic window containing:
- the LOC141711717 gene encoding peptidyl-prolyl cis-trans isomerase FKBP16-1, chloroplastic; this translates as MEPPSAGKKFPLHTTHNQATRKILSALATNIAMTASVIQYIPRIPRAVLSLRSIENGRLKMVTTMNLNDQSPRLVKKVPRRLLLQFVGFSHVSLNVYPLLALQKPEMKEPDVIRTRKLVSGVRIQDIVEGEGPEAREGNNVEFNYVCRRSNGYFVHSTVDQFSGESTPVVLPLDDNEIIEGLKEVLVGMKVGGKRRALIPPSLGYINENLQPIPNEFGPRRSLLSHANEPLIFEVQLLKVL